One region of Planctomycetia bacterium genomic DNA includes:
- a CDS encoding metal-dependent hydrolase, which produces MAAFPQHMQFSTVLGVGYTAATYFGLGYELPHCVVAGGLCSLCGMLPDLDSDSGRPLRELIPLLAAIGALVCFHRLGNQDPDMRLLLASGTYILIRYGVSFIIKRWSEHRGMFHSIPAMLIPTLIVYLAWTKKTNTDGLVIAGGVALGYFSHLLLDEIYAIDFNGLSIKANQFSGTAFKLFHPKSWVANIFCWSICLLLSSRVAVNEGYLQEYFPTIQQMRSWKKDLMSFTGLEVPQEPASNATMHQTMKPKQ; this is translated from the coding sequence ATGGCTGCTTTTCCGCAACATATGCAGTTTTCGACTGTACTGGGTGTTGGTTACACTGCCGCCACTTATTTCGGCTTGGGTTACGAGTTGCCTCACTGCGTTGTTGCCGGCGGACTATGCAGTTTGTGTGGCATGCTGCCTGACCTCGATAGCGATAGCGGCAGACCCTTGCGGGAACTCATTCCATTACTGGCAGCCATCGGTGCCCTGGTCTGTTTTCATCGACTGGGTAATCAAGACCCGGATATGCGGTTGCTACTGGCATCAGGAACTTACATTCTGATCCGTTACGGCGTTTCGTTCATCATAAAACGATGGAGTGAACATCGTGGCATGTTTCACAGCATACCTGCTATGCTCATACCCACACTGATAGTCTACCTGGCCTGGACAAAAAAAACGAATACGGATGGGCTGGTGATTGCTGGCGGCGTAGCCCTGGGCTACTTCTCCCACCTGCTCCTCGATGAAATCTACGCCATCGATTTCAACGGGCTATCCATCAAGGCCAATCAATTCTCGGGAACTGCCTTCAAACTGTTTCATCCCAAAAGCTGGGTTGCCAACATTTTCTGCTGGTCAATATGCCTGCTCCTGAGTTCCAGGGTTGCAGTGAACGAAGGCTACCTACAGGAATATTTTCCCACTATCCAGCAAATGAGGAGTTGGAAAAAAGACTTGATGAGTTTTACAGGACTGGAAGTTCCCCAGGAACCAGCAAGCAATGCCACAATGCACCAGACCATGAAACCGAAGCAGTAA
- a CDS encoding MarR family transcriptional regulator — protein sequence MMRELSEHLFVAVNTVTNLVDHLERKQLAERIRSTEDRRVIHVKLTDQGKQLYDAITAIHFQFCSKMLGSLNEDEQDILMVLMRKIARSASKRPAVSSVEQLEG from the coding sequence ATGATGCGGGAACTTTCCGAACACTTGTTTGTAGCCGTGAATACGGTTACCAATCTCGTCGATCATCTTGAGAGAAAACAACTTGCGGAACGAATTCGAAGCACCGAAGATCGCCGCGTGATCCATGTAAAGTTAACCGATCAAGGCAAGCAACTCTACGATGCCATTACCGCTATTCACTTTCAATTCTGTTCAAAAATGCTTGGTTCACTCAATGAAGATGAGCAGGATATTCTGATGGTACTAATGAGAAAGATAGCACGAAGTGCAAGTAAACGACCAGCGGTTTCTAGTGTTGAACAACTGGAAGGCTAA
- a CDS encoding efflux RND transporter periplasmic adaptor subunit: MSNTSQIETFVQRTASASNEQIAAKATASKPHVKPPRRWVRSLVWVGILLVAGVVAWKVVGPVAASKTTSTVAIATTPETVTVTVAPVTIRPVERNVAIVGSLWGREEITVAPKVEGRVKRIYHDMGDKVKPGDLLLEIEDTEFRLAVDEAQRALDLELAKLGLRTPPPPDFDVRELPSTRRTEALMKNAASVRERYRKLSEGARTEEERERIETDFSVAQANHQQMILEAQSTLAAVRYRLALLNSAQQRLKETKVYVPQPQVATKQNEQIEFVVAQRNISIGEMVRMQGNSGTSLFRLVIADQLKLQAAIPERHLGEVKQGQNVKINIEAYPGNHFSGTVSRVNTTVDRASRTFTVEIAIPNPDRKLSAGSFAKARIITQEQAKALTVPEEAILQFAGVVKVYIIKDGKAHAVSVQVGEKARVDEKPYSRTWAEVTGSISENAQVITSGFNQLSEGTPVQLRKDTGVKQ; this comes from the coding sequence ATGTCTAATACTTCGCAGATCGAAACATTCGTACAACGAACTGCTTCGGCGTCGAACGAACAAATAGCTGCCAAAGCTACAGCCAGCAAACCGCACGTCAAACCACCAAGAAGGTGGGTACGGAGCTTGGTTTGGGTAGGAATATTACTCGTTGCCGGCGTAGTTGCGTGGAAAGTAGTTGGTCCTGTTGCGGCATCTAAAACTACAAGTACTGTCGCCATCGCAACTACCCCTGAAACTGTTACGGTGACTGTTGCTCCGGTGACAATACGGCCTGTTGAGCGAAATGTTGCTATCGTTGGTTCACTCTGGGGGAGAGAAGAAATCACGGTTGCTCCCAAGGTAGAGGGGCGTGTTAAACGCATCTACCACGATATGGGGGACAAAGTAAAGCCTGGCGATTTGCTGCTTGAAATTGAAGATACTGAATTCCGACTTGCAGTGGATGAAGCACAGCGAGCACTCGATCTTGAACTGGCTAAGCTGGGTTTAAGAACTCCTCCGCCTCCCGATTTTGACGTTCGCGAATTGCCATCCACTCGGCGCACCGAAGCGTTGATGAAGAATGCGGCCAGTGTGCGAGAACGCTATCGCAAGCTGAGTGAGGGGGCACGTACGGAAGAAGAACGTGAACGGATTGAGACAGATTTCAGCGTAGCCCAGGCCAATCATCAACAGATGATTCTGGAAGCTCAATCAACGCTGGCAGCAGTTCGCTACCGGTTGGCATTACTCAATAGCGCCCAGCAAAGATTGAAAGAAACGAAGGTTTATGTTCCGCAGCCTCAAGTTGCGACCAAGCAGAATGAACAGATCGAGTTTGTGGTGGCTCAGCGTAATATCTCGATTGGTGAAATGGTTCGCATGCAAGGCAACTCGGGTACCAGCTTGTTCAGACTTGTTATTGCAGATCAATTGAAGTTACAGGCGGCTATCCCAGAGCGACACCTGGGCGAAGTCAAGCAGGGACAAAACGTCAAAATTAATATCGAAGCGTATCCGGGTAATCATTTTTCCGGAACAGTCAGCCGCGTCAATACCACGGTTGACCGCGCCTCGCGTACCTTCACGGTTGAAATTGCTATCCCCAATCCAGATCGCAAGTTGAGTGCTGGCAGCTTTGCCAAGGCTCGCATTATTACTCAGGAACAGGCAAAGGCATTGACCGTGCCTGAGGAAGCGATCCTTCAGTTTGCTGGTGTGGTGAAAGTCTACATCATAAAGGATGGCAAGGCACATGCTGTATCGGTTCAAGTCGGAGAAAAGGCTCGTGTAGATGAGAAACCTTATTCACGTACATGGGCTGAAGTAACGGGATCGATTTCAGAAAACGCACAAGTCATCACCAGCGGATTTAACCAACTGAGTGAAGGAACTCCGGTGCAATTGCGCAAGGATACCGGAGTCAAGCAATGA
- a CDS encoding efflux RND transporter permease subunit — translation MKIWELCIKRPVFTIMLVSMPIVLGVASYSRLGVELFPNVDFPVVTVTTTLRGASVEEMETGVTKVIEEAVNQVSGIDELRSSTKEGFSQVIVQFVLEKNGNVGAQEVDAKVRTILSQLPQGTDSPIIDKLAIDAAPVMTLAISGRRDFREITEIAKKRIKEDLETINGIGSVVLVGGRPRAIQIVLDPDKLMKYENLTVEDIRLALVRENQEQPGGRVDRGQTELVLRTLGRVDHPRDFAKLIVGNRNGQPIRLEDVGTVEDSYEEPRGISRLWIKGQQPETAPGDTAISVVISKQAGFNTVAVVDTINKRLAELMPSLPPDIQVQTIRDQSRFIRLSMEEVKVHLLLAVVLVSASILLFLRDWRTTIIATLAIPTSMVGAFAFMYGMGFTINNFTMIGLILAVGIVVDDAVVVHENIFRHMEEFGRTGWEAAKTATAEIAMAVVATTMSLVVVFAPIAFMGGQIGRFFSCFGYVVGFSVLLSMAISFTMTPMLCSRFLKLESGHGAGSKSGLIWRMIEGAYIGMLAWSLKHRWVLILVALGIIFSTPILMAVVGFDFVPKDDQSEFEVVITYPEGFTLERTDAICNEIDLRIRQLPGITHSFIVIGDTTGRVTKAQGDVTRASLYFRMVPLEERDYSQFSVMKQARAILAEYPDLRAGVQDVAAIGASGFRQVDVDLNILGPDMQKLKEYSGTVAQWMKQKGGYVDVDTSISLQKPELRIRPDRERLSDLGVSLADVSSTTNILVGGTPVSKYKEQDEQYDVWLRAQRNARDDQERIARMAVPARLAPGGVTQLGNVVHFEKAMGPNTIDRFSRQRQVVVSANLQGKDLSKAIEELTVYLDSINLPTEYRYEFIGRAKMLKDSNANFLTGFVLALVFMYMILAAQFESLVHPISILSALPLTIPFAVMSLILLRTNLDIFAMLGLFMLFGIVKKNGILQVDYTNQLRVQGMERDEAILEANRARLRPILMTTIMLVAAMVPMAMGQGPGTGTRASMAKVILGGQLLSLILTLLITPVLYSLFDSMGNFFRKLLKG, via the coding sequence ATGAAAATCTGGGAATTGTGCATCAAACGGCCTGTGTTCACCATCATGCTGGTGAGCATGCCGATCGTGCTTGGCGTAGCTAGTTACTCTCGATTAGGCGTCGAGCTTTTTCCCAATGTTGATTTTCCCGTTGTTACGGTGACAACTACGTTGCGTGGCGCCAGTGTCGAGGAAATGGAAACTGGCGTTACCAAAGTCATCGAAGAAGCAGTGAATCAAGTGTCGGGCATTGATGAACTGCGATCATCTACCAAGGAGGGTTTTTCCCAGGTCATTGTTCAGTTTGTGCTGGAGAAAAATGGCAATGTGGGTGCGCAGGAAGTTGATGCCAAGGTCCGTACTATTTTAAGTCAGTTGCCTCAAGGCACGGATTCGCCCATTATCGATAAGCTAGCCATCGATGCAGCTCCAGTGATGACACTGGCGATATCGGGAAGGCGCGATTTTCGCGAAATCACCGAGATTGCCAAGAAAAGAATCAAGGAAGATCTCGAAACCATTAACGGAATTGGTTCAGTGGTTCTGGTGGGTGGCCGGCCTCGTGCGATCCAGATCGTGCTCGATCCCGACAAGCTGATGAAGTACGAGAATCTGACAGTCGAAGACATTCGGCTAGCCCTGGTGCGAGAAAATCAGGAACAGCCGGGTGGCCGAGTTGACCGTGGCCAGACAGAACTGGTGCTGCGAACTCTAGGCCGAGTCGATCATCCTCGTGATTTTGCCAAGCTGATTGTGGGCAATCGCAATGGTCAACCCATTCGATTGGAAGATGTGGGCACGGTGGAAGACAGTTATGAAGAACCTCGCGGCATCAGCAGGCTGTGGATCAAAGGTCAACAGCCAGAAACTGCGCCTGGAGATACTGCAATCAGCGTGGTGATCTCCAAGCAGGCAGGTTTCAACACCGTGGCAGTGGTTGATACCATCAACAAGCGATTGGCAGAGTTGATGCCGTCGTTGCCACCTGATATCCAGGTGCAGACCATTCGGGATCAATCCCGTTTCATCAGGCTGTCGATGGAAGAAGTAAAAGTCCATCTTCTTCTTGCTGTTGTTCTGGTGAGTGCATCTATTCTGTTGTTCCTGCGAGATTGGCGAACGACCATTATCGCAACACTGGCGATACCCACGTCGATGGTTGGCGCATTTGCCTTTATGTATGGGATGGGTTTTACCATCAACAACTTCACCATGATCGGTCTTATTCTGGCTGTGGGCATCGTGGTGGATGATGCTGTAGTGGTGCATGAGAACATTTTCCGCCATATGGAAGAATTCGGCAGAACGGGCTGGGAAGCAGCGAAAACGGCGACCGCAGAAATAGCAATGGCAGTTGTGGCAACTACCATGTCGCTAGTGGTGGTCTTTGCACCTATTGCCTTCATGGGTGGGCAAATTGGCCGATTCTTTTCGTGCTTTGGTTATGTCGTTGGGTTTTCCGTACTGCTCAGTATGGCCATTTCTTTCACGATGACTCCCATGCTGTGCTCGCGGTTCTTGAAACTCGAATCAGGACATGGCGCTGGCAGCAAGAGCGGATTGATCTGGAGAATGATCGAAGGTGCATATATTGGTATGCTGGCGTGGTCGCTCAAACATCGCTGGGTGCTGATCCTCGTTGCACTGGGTATTATCTTCAGTACACCGATTCTGATGGCTGTGGTGGGTTTTGATTTTGTACCCAAAGATGATCAAAGCGAATTTGAAGTAGTTATCACCTATCCAGAGGGTTTTACTCTGGAGCGTACGGATGCAATTTGCAATGAGATTGATCTTAGAATCAGACAACTTCCGGGGATCACGCATTCGTTTATTGTAATCGGAGATACAACTGGTCGAGTGACCAAGGCACAGGGAGACGTGACACGTGCTTCCCTCTATTTTCGCATGGTGCCATTAGAAGAACGGGATTATTCGCAGTTTTCCGTAATGAAGCAGGCTCGTGCCATTCTTGCCGAATACCCTGATTTACGTGCAGGCGTTCAGGATGTAGCTGCGATTGGAGCTTCGGGTTTCAGACAAGTAGATGTTGATTTGAACATTCTTGGCCCGGATATGCAGAAGCTGAAAGAGTATTCTGGCACAGTGGCCCAGTGGATGAAACAAAAGGGAGGTTACGTGGATGTAGATACGTCCATTTCTCTCCAGAAGCCGGAATTACGCATCCGTCCTGATCGGGAACGGTTAAGCGATCTAGGCGTATCGTTAGCAGACGTCAGCAGCACCACTAACATCCTGGTGGGTGGCACGCCTGTCAGCAAATACAAGGAGCAGGATGAGCAATATGATGTCTGGCTGCGTGCTCAGAGGAATGCCCGAGATGATCAGGAGCGCATTGCCCGCATGGCAGTGCCAGCCAGGCTTGCTCCGGGTGGTGTAACACAGCTTGGCAACGTAGTGCATTTCGAGAAGGCCATGGGGCCTAACACTATTGACCGGTTCAGCAGACAGCGGCAGGTAGTCGTGTCTGCTAATCTGCAGGGTAAGGATCTGAGCAAGGCAATTGAAGAATTGACGGTTTATCTCGACAGCATCAACTTGCCGACAGAATATCGTTATGAGTTTATTGGTAGAGCCAAGATGCTGAAGGATTCCAATGCCAACTTTCTGACGGGCTTTGTGCTTGCACTGGTGTTCATGTACATGATTCTGGCAGCGCAGTTTGAAAGCCTAGTGCATCCGATCAGTATTCTGTCTGCGTTGCCATTAACCATACCCTTTGCGGTAATGTCTCTGATTTTATTACGCACCAATCTCGATATCTTCGCCATGCTGGGGTTGTTTATGTTGTTCGGCATCGTGAAGAAGAATGGCATTCTTCAAGTGGATTACACCAATCAGCTTCGTGTCCAGGGCATGGAACGGGATGAGGCAATACTGGAAGCGAACCGGGCGCGTTTGCGACCGATTTTAATGACAACCATTATGCTCGTGGCGGCTATGGTTCCAATGGCGATGGGGCAGGGGCCTGGAACTGGTACTAGGGCATCGATGGCTAAAGTGATATTGGGTGGCCAATTATTGAGTCTAATTCTGACCTTGCTGATTACGCCCGTACTTTATTCACTCTTCGACAGTATGGGCAATTTCTTCAGGAAGCTGCTGAAAGGTTAA
- the rpoN gene encoding RNA polymerase factor sigma-54, producing the protein MRFDTSLQQRMSMKQILAPRMIQSMEILQLPTMELSEHIEQEWEENPVLGIHDGAMDSVIEHTPLEAETPAEETREIENEYEEFADDWDDDRAEFRSTRSQGSLDEEGDRKLDAMQNMVSRPQSLQDYLIEQLNFQELEPHLENLVRHLISHLRDNGFLPELQQVISTYPEELKPGELEAALKILQQFEPPGVGARDLKECLLLQLDQETPHRETIRNLILNHLDDVMNNRLPLIHKKTGLKLEAIQEAIEVLKQLNPNPGAGFDTASIPYVTPDVRAELKDDGEFQVSVVDDYLPDVYIKRSWLERVKRKDIDPKEREYLRKKIQSAQWLIEAILQRRSTLSKVTQAIVEHQRPFLEKKVEHINPLKMQQIADQVGVHVTTISRAVDDKWVETPRGIFPLKRFFGGGTVTAQGEEVAWELIKSKLTELINTEEKANPWSDDDLVKKLKEAGYPVARRTVTKYRKLLNIPSSRQRRDWVEHS; encoded by the coding sequence ATGCGTTTTGACACTTCGCTCCAGCAACGAATGTCGATGAAGCAGATTCTGGCTCCACGCATGATTCAGTCCATGGAGATTCTGCAGCTTCCCACCATGGAGTTGTCGGAACACATTGAACAGGAATGGGAAGAAAACCCGGTATTGGGTATTCACGACGGCGCGATGGACAGTGTCATCGAGCATACTCCCCTGGAAGCGGAAACGCCTGCTGAAGAAACCCGGGAAATTGAAAACGAGTATGAAGAGTTTGCAGACGATTGGGATGATGACCGTGCCGAGTTTCGTTCCACCCGATCGCAAGGCAGCCTGGATGAAGAAGGCGACCGCAAGCTCGATGCCATGCAGAACATGGTCAGCAGACCCCAATCGCTGCAGGATTATCTCATCGAGCAGTTAAACTTTCAGGAACTGGAACCCCACCTGGAAAACCTGGTCAGGCACCTCATTTCCCATTTACGGGATAATGGATTTCTGCCTGAACTTCAACAGGTCATCAGTACCTATCCGGAAGAGTTAAAGCCCGGTGAGCTTGAAGCGGCGCTCAAGATTCTGCAGCAATTCGAACCACCTGGCGTTGGAGCGCGAGACTTGAAGGAATGTCTGCTGCTGCAGCTCGATCAGGAAACTCCTCACCGGGAGACCATTCGTAACCTGATTCTGAATCATCTCGACGATGTCATGAACAATCGTCTGCCGCTCATCCACAAAAAGACCGGCCTCAAACTGGAAGCTATCCAGGAAGCCATTGAAGTACTCAAGCAGTTAAATCCTAATCCGGGTGCCGGGTTTGATACTGCCAGCATCCCTTATGTTACTCCCGATGTTCGGGCGGAACTGAAGGATGATGGAGAGTTTCAGGTTTCTGTTGTCGATGATTACCTGCCTGATGTCTACATCAAGCGAAGCTGGCTGGAGCGTGTAAAGCGCAAGGATATCGATCCCAAGGAACGTGAATATCTGCGCAAGAAAATACAATCAGCACAATGGTTGATTGAGGCCATTCTGCAACGCCGCAGCACGCTTTCCAAAGTGACCCAGGCAATTGTCGAACATCAGCGACCCTTTCTCGAAAAGAAGGTCGAGCATATCAATCCCTTGAAGATGCAACAGATCGCAGATCAGGTAGGTGTGCATGTAACCACCATCAGCCGGGCTGTTGATGACAAATGGGTCGAGACGCCACGAGGCATTTTTCCACTCAAACGGTTCTTCGGCGGTGGCACCGTAACAGCCCAGGGCGAAGAAGTGGCCTGGGAACTGATCAAATCCAAGCTGACCGAACTCATCAATACGGAAGAGAAAGCAAATCCCTGGAGTGATGATGACCTCGTCAAAAAGCTCAAGGAAGCTGGCTACCCTGTTGCCCGGCGAACAGTTACCAAGTACCGCAAACTGCTGAATATTCCTTCCTCACGCCAGCGACGCGACTGGGTTGAGCATTCATAA
- the recR gene encoding recombination protein RecR yields the protein MALTPEATGVPALDRLVQQLSKLPGIGPKSADRLMHHLLSCETGDVLALSEALRAIKEKVHLCRQCSHITENELCHICSDPRREQSIICIVEESRHVMALERTAHYRGVYHVLRGRLAPLDNMGPEKLTVDQLLRRIEAGNIREIIMATNPTMEGDGTALYLSNILANHRLKITRLARGLSSGLSLEFANRDMLSDALEGRRDF from the coding sequence ATGGCACTGACACCTGAAGCAACTGGTGTTCCTGCTCTGGATCGCCTGGTACAACAGCTCAGCAAACTGCCTGGCATTGGCCCCAAATCGGCAGATCGGCTGATGCATCACCTCCTCTCCTGCGAAACTGGTGATGTCCTGGCATTATCGGAAGCACTGCGAGCCATCAAGGAAAAAGTGCACTTGTGCCGTCAGTGCAGCCATATCACTGAAAACGAACTCTGCCATATCTGCAGCGATCCGCGTCGTGAACAAAGCATCATCTGCATCGTTGAAGAGAGCCGTCATGTGATGGCATTGGAACGGACGGCACATTATCGCGGCGTTTACCATGTTCTTCGTGGGCGACTCGCCCCGCTCGATAACATGGGGCCTGAAAAACTTACCGTAGACCAACTCCTGCGACGCATCGAAGCTGGCAACATTCGTGAAATCATCATGGCAACCAACCCTACCATGGAAGGTGATGGCACTGCACTCTATCTCTCCAACATCCTGGCGAATCATCGCCTGAAAATAACTCGCCTGGCTCGCGGACTATCTTCAGGCCTGAGTCTCGAATTCGCCAACAGAGATATGCTGTCTGATGCACTCGAAGGCAGACGAGATTTTTAG